CTCGCCGGTGGTGTCGATCATGCTCGCAGTGGTCGAGTTCAAGGCGCCGATCTGTTCGAGCACCAGCTTCTGGCTGGTCAACGCCGACGCCACCGTCACCGCAGTCCGCAGCGCCGAGACGGTGGTGGTCGAGGCGCGGTCGACGCCCTTCACCAGCTCGACATTGTTCTTCTTGACGAGGTCCAGGGCGAGATAGCCCTGCACCGTCACCGCCATCTGCGTCAGCAGGTCGGTGGTCCGCTGGCGGGTGTAGAACAGCGCGGTCTCACGGATCGCCTTGGCCTTGGCGGGATCGGTCGCGTCGAGCGAGTTGGCGGTCTCTTCAAGCTTGGCGTCGAGCGCCTTCGAGATGTGGATCATCTGCTCGAGCCGATGCATCGTCTTCCACAGATTAGCGCGCTCGGTGTCGATCGCGGCATTGTCCATCAAGAGCTCGTCCTTGCCGTTGGCGAGGCTGCCGAGGATCTGCTGGATGTGGGTCTGCGAGCTGCGATACTTGTCGAAATAGCGGTCGACGCGGTTGCCGAAGGGGATGATGCCGAGCAGCTTCTTGGGCTTGCTCGCGCCCTTGGGGTCGAGCGATTCCACCGTCCGGCGCAGTTCGGTCAGGTCGGCGCCGATCCCGCTGTCGCGGTCGATCGCCTTGACCGGGCGGTCGAGGAAGCGGTTGGAGGCGCCGGCGGCGTCGGCGATCTCCTTGCGGCCCATCGCGGTCAGCTGGTCGACCTTCTTGCCGAACTCGGGACTGTTGGAGTCGAGCGCGACGAGCTCGCCCACGAACTGGTCGACCTTGTCGTCGAGCTGGCTGCGCTCGGAATCCTTGAGCGGGACCAGCCCGGCGGCGTCCTGCGGGACCACCGGCTGGAGCACCTCGGGCGGATCGAGCTTGAGCGCGGTCGGCGCCGCGGTCGCGGTGGGAGTGGCCGTCTCGGGGGTCGTCGCCATTCGTCTCGTCCTTCTCGCTGCCGCACCAGCATGGCCGCAAGCCGCCCGCCGGTGCAAGGCGTTGAGGTGTATTGTAAG
The Sphingomonas ginsengisoli An et al. 2013 genome window above contains:
- a CDS encoding toxic anion resistance protein, which encodes MATTPETATPTATAAPTALKLDPPEVLQPVVPQDAAGLVPLKDSERSQLDDKVDQFVGELVALDSNSPEFGKKVDQLTAMGRKEIADAAGASNRFLDRPVKAIDRDSGIGADLTELRRTVESLDPKGASKPKKLLGIIPFGNRVDRYFDKYRSSQTHIQQILGSLANGKDELLMDNAAIDTERANLWKTMHRLEQMIHISKALDAKLEETANSLDATDPAKAKAIRETALFYTRQRTTDLLTQMAVTVQGYLALDLVKKNNVELVKGVDRASTTTVSALRTAVTVASALTSQKLVLEQIGALNSTTASMIDTTGEMLRTQSAAIHEQAASSTIPLETLQRAFQNIYDTMDSIDAFKLKALENMKQTVNTLGNEVEKSRGYIARAEGAGQARLEGPSPLSPLELK